Proteins from one Blattabacterium cuenoti genomic window:
- the purD gene encoding phosphoribosylamine--glycine ligase, producing the protein MNILIIGNGGREHAIGKKLLEDNHYINIYFYPGNGGTSMIGKNIETKYSLLELGFFAKKNLIDITIVGSEVFLIEGIVDIFQKLGLKIIGPHYLAAKLEGDRIFSKSFMKKYGIRTPKYNIFYSYKKAIRFLDKTTVSLAIKTNGIAGGKGVILTHNKNEAKKALETIMIKKKFGKSGNKIIIEEFLQGKEASIISIFNGKQIIPFLSALDYKKIGENETGMNTGGMGAIVPNPYMTNAIWIDFQKNILMPTLEGLISEKLTFFGFIYFGLMITSNKVYLLEYNTRIGDPEAQTLLPLMKSNFLDIIQSFFINKKVSIFWKKLCSCCVVLSSKGYPEKHENGQIIIGLDSLKDPFYIAGAKKEKEKWITSSGRVLNIIGLAPTIKEARKKAYSKVEKIQFNKLYYRKDIGLYKE; encoded by the coding sequence ATGAATATTTTAATTATTGGAAATGGTGGACGTGAACATGCTATTGGAAAAAAATTATTAGAAGATAATCATTATATCAATATTTATTTTTATCCTGGAAATGGAGGAACGAGCATGATAGGAAAAAATATTGAAACTAAATATTCTTTATTAGAATTAGGTTTTTTTGCTAAAAAAAATTTAATAGATATAACTATTGTAGGATCTGAAGTTTTTTTAATAGAAGGAATTGTTGATATTTTTCAAAAATTAGGATTAAAAATCATAGGTCCTCATTATTTAGCAGCTAAACTTGAGGGAGATCGTATTTTTTCTAAATCGTTTATGAAAAAATATGGAATTAGAACTCCTAAGTATAATATTTTTTATTCTTATAAAAAAGCTATACGTTTTTTAGATAAAACTACTGTTTCTTTAGCTATTAAAACAAATGGAATAGCTGGAGGAAAAGGAGTAATTTTAACTCATAATAAAAATGAAGCAAAAAAAGCTTTAGAAACTATAATGATAAAAAAAAAATTTGGAAAATCTGGAAATAAAATTATTATAGAGGAATTTTTACAAGGAAAAGAGGCTTCTATAATATCTATTTTTAATGGAAAACAGATTATTCCTTTTTTATCTGCTCTAGATTATAAAAAAATTGGAGAAAATGAAACAGGAATGAACACAGGAGGAATGGGAGCAATTGTTCCAAATCCATATATGACGAATGCTATTTGGATTGATTTTCAAAAAAATATATTAATGCCTACTTTAGAAGGATTAATTTCGGAAAAATTAACTTTTTTTGGTTTTATATATTTTGGATTAATGATAACTTCAAATAAAGTTTATTTATTAGAATATAATACTCGTATTGGAGATCCTGAAGCTCAAACTTTATTACCATTAATGAAAAGTAATTTTTTAGATATAATTCAATCTTTTTTTATAAATAAAAAAGTATCTATTTTTTGGAAAAAATTATGTTCTTGTTGTGTTGTTTTATCTTCTAAAGGATATCCAGAAAAACACGAAAATGGACAAATTATAATAGGATTAGATTCATTAAAAGATCCTTTTTATATTGCAGGAGCAAAAAAAGAAAAAGAAAAATGGATAACATCAAGTGGACGTGTTCTCAACATCATTGGATTAGCCCCAACAATTAAAGAAGCTAGAAAAAAAGCTTACTCTAAAGTAGAAAAAATACAATTTAACAAATTGTATTATCGAAAAGATATTGGTTTATATAAAGAATAA
- the purM gene encoding phosphoribosylformylglycinamidine cyclo-ligase — translation MKEKNIDILNKILKKTYNNRVISTLDHFSGFYKIYECGYKKPILVSGVDGVGTKLRLAINYKKYSLIGEDCFAMCANDVLCHGATPLFFLDYLACGKIDYTIVKKIIQGIAFSCKRTNTCLIGGETAEMPGIYKENDYDISGFCVGIVEKDHLIDGKKFIHEGDILIGLPSSGVHSNGFSLIRNIFSTEDFMKIFQKKPFYETLLIPTKIYHFPIHFLLKKFMIHGLAHITGGGISDNLSRILPKNLSAIVEKEKIPIQPIFNYIQKKGNLFDKEMWNTFNMGVGMIIIASCKDETSILKKLHFLGEKPFVFGQIIKGNQKVFFK, via the coding sequence ATGAAAGAAAAAAATATCGACATATTAAATAAAATTTTAAAAAAAACTTATAATAATAGAGTTATTAGTACGTTAGATCATTTTTCTGGATTTTATAAAATATATGAATGTGGATATAAAAAACCTATTTTAGTATCTGGAGTTGATGGAGTTGGAACAAAATTACGTTTAGCTATCAATTATAAAAAATATTCTTTAATTGGAGAAGATTGCTTCGCAATGTGCGCAAATGACGTTTTATGTCATGGAGCTACTCCTTTATTTTTTTTAGATTATTTAGCTTGTGGTAAAATTGATTATACTATTGTAAAAAAAATAATACAAGGAATAGCCTTTTCTTGTAAAAGAACTAATACATGTCTCATTGGAGGAGAAACTGCAGAAATGCCTGGAATTTATAAAGAAAATGATTATGATATTTCTGGATTTTGTGTTGGTATTGTAGAAAAAGATCATCTTATAGATGGAAAAAAATTTATTCATGAAGGAGATATTTTAATAGGACTTCCTTCATCTGGAGTTCATAGTAATGGTTTTTCTCTAATTAGAAACATTTTTTCTACAGAAGATTTTATGAAAATTTTTCAAAAAAAACCGTTTTATGAAACTCTTTTAATACCTACTAAAATTTATCATTTTCCTATTCATTTTTTATTAAAAAAATTTATGATTCATGGATTAGCTCATATTACAGGAGGAGGAATATCAGATAATTTATCTAGAATTCTTCCAAAAAATTTATCAGCTATAGTAGAAAAAGAAAAAATTCCTATTCAACCTATTTTTAATTATATTCAAAAAAAAGGTAATTTATTTGATAAAGAAATGTGGAATACTTTTAATATGGGAGTAGGAATGATTATAATAGCATCTTGTAAGGATGAAACCTCTATTTTAAAAAAATTACATTTTTTAGGAGAAAAACCTTTTGTTTTTGGACAAATTATAAAAGGAAATCAAAAAGTGTTTTTTAAATAA
- the accD gene encoding acetyl-CoA carboxylase, carboxyltransferase subunit beta, translating into MAWFLRKKKNIITSIDERKDLPKGLWHRTPSGKIIDTEVLKKNAYVSPEDGYHVRIHSKEYFEILFDNGHFLEINKKMISKDPIKWKDYKTYTDRIKEARKKTNLYDSIRTGIGKIKGMNVVISCMDFSFIGGSMGSVVGEKISRAIKYCIEKKFPYILISKSGGARIMESSFSLMQMAKTIARLTQLREYRIPYISVLTDPTTGGVTASYALLGDINIAEPGALIGFAGPRVIKETIGKDLPEGFQTSEFLMDNGFIDLISSRTELKKNIYNLISMMT; encoded by the coding sequence ATGGCTTGGTTTTTGAGAAAAAAAAAAAATATTATAACGTCTATAGACGAAAGAAAAGATTTACCAAAAGGATTATGGCATAGAACGCCTAGCGGCAAAATTATAGATACAGAAGTATTAAAAAAAAATGCTTATGTTAGTCCAGAAGATGGATATCATGTTAGAATTCATAGTAAAGAATATTTTGAAATTCTTTTTGATAATGGTCATTTTTTAGAAATAAATAAAAAAATGATTAGTAAAGATCCTATAAAATGGAAAGATTATAAAACATATACAGATAGAATTAAAGAAGCTAGAAAAAAAACAAATTTATACGACTCTATTAGAACAGGAATAGGTAAAATAAAAGGAATGAATGTAGTTATATCCTGTATGGATTTTTCATTTATAGGAGGATCGATGGGTTCTGTTGTAGGAGAAAAAATATCTAGAGCAATAAAATATTGTATAGAAAAAAAATTTCCATATATATTAATATCTAAATCTGGTGGAGCAAGAATAATGGAATCTTCTTTTTCATTAATGCAAATGGCTAAAACAATCGCTAGATTAACTCAATTGCGTGAATATCGAATTCCTTATATATCTGTTTTAACAGATCCTACTACAGGAGGAGTTACCGCTTCTTATGCTTTACTTGGAGATATTAATATAGCAGAACCGGGAGCTCTTATTGGATTTGCTGGACCTAGAGTAATTAAAGAAACAATTGGAAAAGATCTTCCAGAAGGATTTCAAACATCAGAATTTCTTATGGATAATGGATTTATAGATTTAATTTCTTCTAGAACTGAATTAAAGAAAAATATATATAATTTAATTTCTATGATGACATAA
- a CDS encoding formyltransferase family protein, translated as MKKITILVSGKGTNMQHIFQAIKNGILPNFIINLVISDRHCYAIQYALKKNIKAISLEKINKKFISNEINNFLVKDIPYIIVLSGFLSILDAKFCKKWFRKIINIHPSLLPKYGGKGMYGIKVHQEVIKNKEKISGATVHYVTKNIDSGDIILKKSCQVSLEETPISLSKKVSLIEKEILIQSIKNF; from the coding sequence ATGAAAAAAATAACTATTTTAGTTTCTGGAAAAGGAACTAATATGCAGCATATTTTTCAAGCAATTAAAAATGGGATACTTCCTAATTTTATAATTAATTTAGTTATATCTGATAGACATTGTTATGCTATTCAATATGCGTTAAAAAAAAATATAAAAGCTATATCTTTAGAAAAAATTAATAAAAAATTTATTTCTAATGAAATAAATAACTTTTTAGTAAAAGATATTCCATATATTATAGTTCTTTCTGGATTTCTTTCTATACTTGATGCTAAATTTTGTAAAAAATGGTTCAGAAAAATTATTAATATTCATCCTTCTCTTTTACCAAAATATGGAGGAAAAGGAATGTATGGAATAAAGGTACATCAAGAAGTTATTAAAAATAAGGAAAAAATATCAGGAGCTACAGTTCATTATGTTACTAAAAATATAGATTCTGGAGATATAATTTTAAAAAAATCATGTCAAGTTTCATTAGAAGAAACTCCAATATCTTTATCAAAAAAAGTTTCTCTTATAGAAAAAGAAATATTAATTCAATCTATAAAAAATTTTTAA
- the purF gene encoding amidophosphoribosyltransferase: MISQLFISILKNNYFDKFHDECGIFGIFSPHKVDTFSLVQFGLFALQHRGQEACGFSVLRDGFIISHKSEGLVLDFFKNISNSKCYHGNAVIGHTRYSTEGGQSKKNIQPFFGEDTNGKSTISIVHNGNLVNAQLIRKRLESEGIHFISEYSDSEVILRLIQKYLLQYNNNLEKAIQKTTIDIIGAYSVIVLMNNKMAAFRDPNGIRPLCYGMLNEKTYIFSSETCGIDSVSGFFVRDLFPGEIIIVDQKSIKFSMLKEKKYTKKRICSFEYIYFSRPDSLIENINVYEIREKSGEKLYEQHPVEADVVIGVPDSGVPAAIGYSKASGIPFKPILVKNKYIGRSFILPKQEMREKMVNLKLNPILDEIKEKRIVIIDDSIVRGTTSRRLVYILRKAGAKEIHFRSASPPIIAPCYLGVDTPSKKDLISYNHFDKNSIAKILDVDSLEFLSMSNLISILGGNNYCFGCFTGNYPVKKYNNKL; this comes from the coding sequence TTATTTATTTCAATCCTGAAAAATAATTATTTTGATAAATTTCATGATGAATGTGGTATTTTTGGGATTTTTTCTCCTCATAAAGTAGACACTTTTTCTTTAGTTCAATTTGGTTTATTTGCATTACAACACAGAGGACAAGAAGCTTGTGGTTTTTCTGTTTTACGAGATGGATTTATTATATCTCATAAAAGTGAAGGTCTTGTTTTAGATTTTTTTAAAAATATTTCTAATTCTAAATGTTATCATGGTAATGCCGTAATTGGCCATACACGTTATTCAACAGAAGGAGGACAAAGTAAGAAAAATATTCAACCTTTTTTTGGAGAGGATACTAATGGAAAAAGTACTATATCTATAGTACACAATGGTAACTTAGTTAATGCTCAATTAATTCGTAAAAGATTAGAATCTGAAGGAATACATTTTATATCTGAATATTCTGATTCTGAAGTTATTTTACGTTTAATACAAAAATATTTATTACAATATAATAATAATTTAGAAAAAGCTATTCAAAAAACAACTATAGATATTATAGGAGCTTATTCTGTCATAGTACTTATGAATAATAAAATGGCTGCATTTAGAGATCCAAATGGAATACGTCCTTTATGTTATGGAATGTTAAATGAAAAAACTTATATATTCAGTTCTGAAACTTGTGGAATAGATTCTGTAAGTGGATTTTTTGTAAGAGATTTATTCCCAGGAGAAATTATTATAGTAGATCAAAAATCAATTAAATTTTCTATGTTGAAAGAAAAAAAATATACAAAAAAAAGAATATGTTCTTTTGAGTATATTTATTTTTCTCGTCCTGATTCTTTAATTGAAAATATAAATGTATATGAAATTCGTGAAAAAAGTGGAGAAAAACTTTATGAACAACATCCAGTAGAAGCAGATGTAGTCATTGGTGTTCCAGATTCAGGTGTACCAGCTGCAATTGGTTATTCTAAAGCTTCTGGAATACCTTTTAAACCTATTTTAGTAAAAAATAAATATATTGGAAGATCTTTTATTTTACCTAAACAAGAAATGCGTGAAAAGATGGTAAACTTAAAATTAAATCCTATATTAGATGAAATAAAAGAAAAACGTATTGTTATTATTGATGATTCTATAGTTCGTGGAACAACTAGTCGTAGATTAGTTTATATTTTAAGAAAAGCAGGAGCAAAAGAAATTCATTTTAGAAGTGCTTCTCCTCCTATTATAGCTCCATGTTATTTAGGAGTTGATACTCCAAGTAAAAAAGATCTAATTTCATATAATCATTTTGATAAAAATAGTATTGCCAAAATTCTAGATGTAGATAGTTTAGAATTTTTAAGCATGTCTAATTTAATATCTATTCTAGGTGGTAATAATTATTGTTTTGGTTGTTTTACAGGAAATTATCCTGTTAAAAAATATAATAATAAATTATGA
- the purH gene encoding bifunctional phosphoribosylaminoimidazolecarboxamide formyltransferase/IMP cyclohydrolase translates to MKRALISVYSKNNKLFQFANFLYKKGYQIISTGGTYQFLIKNGLSNVIEVSNVTSFPEILDGRVKTIHPNIYGGILANRLIEKHVKSIHTHNIKLIDIVLVNFYPFFEKMHTKKYHINSIVEFIDIGGPSMLRAAAKNYLHVTAIIDENDYELVQNEIEHNGFTSLKMRKKLAGKVFNFTSSYDSAISQYFLMDEKFPIYLHSSYKKKMILRYGENPHQKASYYINTIQNGSMCNFNQLHGKQLSFNNLRDMDIAWKIVSQFSEPACCIVKHSTPCGVALGNNIIEAFQKTYYADTISSFGGIMAVNIPITKELAKEINHIFLEVIISQNYEEDVLNILKIKKNIRIININNPISDKLEYIQIDGGILVQESDYFFPYDGNYKIVTKKKFNNKEIESLFFSQKIVKYVKSNAIVVSKGTQTLGISGGQTNRIWAARQAIERALEKSKTGLVLVSDAFFPFRDVVDEAARSGGICAILQPGGSIRDEESIKACNDYGIAMAFTGKRHFKH, encoded by the coding sequence ATGAAAAGAGCATTAATTAGTGTTTATTCTAAAAATAATAAATTATTTCAGTTTGCTAATTTTTTATATAAAAAGGGATATCAAATAATTTCTACTGGTGGTACTTACCAATTTTTAATCAAAAATGGTTTATCTAATGTAATAGAAGTATCAAATGTAACTTCTTTTCCTGAAATTTTAGATGGAAGAGTAAAAACTATTCATCCGAATATATATGGAGGTATTTTAGCCAATCGTTTAATTGAAAAACATGTAAAATCTATTCATACTCATAATATTAAATTAATTGATATTGTATTGGTTAATTTTTATCCATTTTTTGAAAAAATGCATACAAAAAAATATCATATCAATTCAATAGTTGAATTTATTGATATTGGAGGTCCTTCTATGCTTCGTGCAGCTGCTAAAAATTATTTACATGTTACTGCTATTATAGACGAAAATGATTATGAATTAGTACAAAATGAAATTGAACATAATGGATTTACTTCATTAAAAATGAGAAAAAAATTAGCAGGAAAAGTATTTAATTTTACTTCTTCTTATGATTCTGCTATTTCTCAATATTTTTTAATGGATGAAAAATTTCCTATTTATTTACATTCTTCTTATAAGAAAAAAATGATTCTACGTTACGGGGAAAATCCTCATCAAAAAGCATCTTATTATATTAATACCATTCAGAATGGATCCATGTGTAATTTTAATCAGTTACATGGAAAACAATTATCATTTAATAATTTACGAGATATGGATATAGCTTGGAAAATAGTTTCTCAATTTTCAGAACCTGCTTGTTGTATAGTTAAACATTCTACTCCTTGTGGAGTAGCATTAGGAAATAACATTATAGAAGCGTTTCAAAAAACTTATTATGCTGATACTATTTCTTCTTTTGGAGGAATAATGGCAGTTAATATTCCAATAACAAAAGAATTAGCAAAAGAGATTAATCATATTTTTTTAGAAGTTATTATTTCTCAAAATTATGAAGAAGATGTATTAAATATTTTAAAAATTAAAAAAAATATTAGAATTATTAATATTAATAATCCTATTTCGGATAAACTAGAATATATTCAAATAGATGGAGGAATCTTAGTACAAGAATCCGATTATTTTTTTCCTTATGATGGAAATTATAAAATAGTTACTAAAAAAAAATTTAATAATAAAGAAATAGAATCTTTATTTTTTTCTCAAAAAATAGTAAAATATGTAAAATCTAATGCTATTGTTGTATCTAAAGGAACGCAAACTTTAGGTATTTCTGGAGGACAAACTAATAGAATTTGGGCTGCTCGTCAAGCTATAGAAAGAGCTTTAGAAAAAAGTAAAACAGGATTAGTTCTTGTTTCTGATGCTTTTTTTCCTTTTCGGGATGTTGTAGATGAAGCGGCTCGTTCAGGTGGAATATGTGCTATTCTTCAACCAGGAGGATCTATCAGAGACGAAGAATCTATAAAAGCTTGTAATGATTATGGAATAGCTATGGCTTTTACTGGAAAAAGACATTTTAAACATTAA
- the guaA gene encoding glutamine-hydrolyzing GMP synthase, whose translation MKKDLILILDFGSQYSYMIARRIRDIGVSISLCNYNISISHILSIKPKGIILSGGPFSVYDNGAPLISKNIFQLDIPILGICYGMQLISFLFGGKIKKSKYKEYGKSYFIIDHFNNNLFYEIPIKSVVWMSHCDEIKNIPKKFQIIGHTSSCSIASIMHLNKEIYAVQFHPEVKNTEFGISILKNFILRICKCTKKNWDLNNFVKNSIYKIKKRVNKKKVILGFSGGVDSFVTAYIIHQSIGNYLNCIFIDTGFLLKKEKERISFLCKKMNFSVKIIDAKNHFLSRLNGIIDPEKKRKIIGKEFIYLFQKESEKIKDVEFLAQGTIYSDIIESSSRNNQLSHFIKSHHNVGGLPHYTFMKLKLIEPLKKLFKDEVIKIGKKLGLPEEILYRHPFPGPGLSIRIIGEINEKKISILKEAESILLQELKNYNIYNSVSQAFIILLPIKSVGVMGDKRTYEYVAVLRIINTEDFMTATFSHLSYDFLEKISNRIINEVDGINRMVYDITSKPPSTIEWE comes from the coding sequence ATGAAAAAAGACTTGATTTTAATATTAGATTTTGGTTCTCAATATAGTTATATGATTGCAAGAAGAATTAGAGATATAGGGGTATCTATTTCTTTATGTAATTATAATATTTCAATATCCCATATTTTATCAATAAAACCTAAAGGAATTATTTTATCAGGAGGTCCATTTTCTGTTTATGATAATGGAGCTCCATTAATATCTAAAAATATTTTTCAATTAGATATTCCTATACTTGGAATTTGTTATGGAATGCAGTTAATTTCTTTTCTTTTTGGTGGAAAAATAAAAAAATCTAAATATAAAGAATATGGAAAGTCATACTTTATTATTGATCATTTTAATAATAATTTATTTTATGAAATTCCTATAAAATCTGTTGTTTGGATGAGTCATTGTGATGAAATAAAAAATATTCCCAAAAAATTTCAAATTATAGGACATACTTCTTCTTGTTCTATTGCATCTATTATGCATCTTAATAAAGAAATTTATGCCGTACAATTTCATCCAGAAGTAAAAAATACAGAATTTGGAATTTCTATATTGAAAAATTTTATTTTACGTATTTGTAAGTGTACTAAAAAAAATTGGGATTTAAACAATTTTGTAAAAAACTCAATATATAAAATCAAAAAACGTGTAAATAAAAAAAAGGTTATACTAGGTTTTTCTGGAGGAGTTGATTCTTTTGTAACTGCTTATATCATTCATCAATCTATTGGAAATTATTTAAATTGTATTTTTATAGATACAGGATTTCTACTTAAAAAAGAAAAAGAAAGAATATCTTTTTTATGTAAAAAAATGAATTTTTCTGTTAAAATAATAGATGCTAAAAATCATTTTTTATCTCGATTAAATGGTATTATTGATCCTGAAAAAAAAAGAAAAATTATAGGAAAAGAATTTATTTATCTTTTTCAAAAAGAATCAGAAAAAATTAAAGATGTTGAATTTTTAGCACAAGGAACTATTTATTCAGATATTATTGAGTCTTCTTCAAGAAATAATCAATTAAGTCATTTTATAAAATCTCATCATAATGTAGGAGGATTACCTCATTATACATTTATGAAATTAAAGCTGATTGAACCATTAAAAAAATTGTTTAAAGATGAAGTAATAAAAATAGGAAAAAAATTAGGACTTCCAGAAGAAATTTTATATCGTCATCCATTTCCTGGTCCTGGATTAAGTATTCGAATTATTGGAGAAATAAATGAAAAAAAAATTTCTATTCTCAAAGAAGCAGAAAGTATTCTTTTGCAGGAATTAAAAAATTATAATATTTATAATTCTGTTAGTCAAGCTTTTATAATTTTATTGCCTATTAAATCTGTAGGAGTTATGGGAGATAAACGAACATACGAATATGTTGCGGTATTGCGTATTATTAATACAGAAGATTTCATGACTGCGACTTTTTCACATTTATCTTATGACTTTTTAGAAAAAATTTCAAATAGAATTATTAATGAAGTGGATGGAATTAATAGAATGGTCTATGATATTACCTCTAAACCCCCATCTACTATTGAATGGGAATAA
- the fbaA gene encoding class II fructose-bisphosphate aldolase, which yields MSRKFPFGVATGNLVREIFEYAKENVFAIPAVNVIGSNTINAVMETAVEMNSPVIIQLSNGGAIFNAGKGLNNHEQKAAIQGSIACAMHIHELASYYKATVIIHTDHCSKPFLPWIDGLIEANEKYYNRFGKTLFSSHMLDLSQEPLKENINICEKYFEKMNHKNMTLEIELGVTGGEEDGIDNSNIENNKLYTQPKEVSYAYNQLIKINKNFIIAASFGNVHGVYKPGNVILRPEILKNSQIYIQKKFNTKKKPVSFVFHGGSGSSKKEIQEAINYGVVKMNIDTDLQYAFTCGVRNYMNNNKEYLKNQIGNPKGEHIPNKKYYDPRVWLREGEKSFKIILKKYFTFMNNMNTL from the coding sequence ATGTCTAGAAAATTTCCTTTTGGAGTAGCTACTGGTAATCTTGTTAGAGAAATATTTGAATATGCTAAGGAAAATGTTTTTGCTATACCTGCTGTAAATGTTATTGGGTCTAATACTATTAATGCAGTAATGGAAACTGCTGTAGAAATGAATTCTCCTGTTATTATTCAATTATCTAATGGAGGCGCTATTTTTAATGCAGGAAAGGGATTAAATAATCATGAACAAAAAGCAGCAATTCAAGGATCTATAGCTTGTGCTATGCATATTCATGAATTAGCATCATATTATAAAGCAACAGTTATTATTCATACTGATCATTGTTCAAAACCTTTTCTACCATGGATTGATGGATTAATAGAAGCTAATGAAAAATATTATAATCGTTTTGGAAAAACTTTGTTTAGTTCACATATGTTAGATCTTTCTCAAGAACCATTAAAAGAAAACATTAATATTTGTGAAAAATATTTTGAAAAAATGAATCACAAAAATATGACCCTTGAAATAGAATTAGGTGTAACTGGTGGAGAAGAAGATGGAATAGATAATTCAAATATAGAAAATAATAAATTATACACTCAACCAAAAGAGGTTAGTTATGCTTATAATCAATTAATTAAAATTAATAAAAATTTTATTATAGCAGCTTCTTTTGGAAATGTACATGGAGTTTATAAGCCTGGTAATGTTATTCTTCGTCCTGAAATATTAAAAAATTCTCAAATTTATATACAAAAAAAATTTAATACTAAAAAAAAACCAGTTTCTTTCGTTTTTCATGGTGGATCAGGATCTTCTAAAAAAGAAATACAAGAAGCTATTAATTATGGTGTTGTTAAAATGAATATAGATACAGATTTACAATATGCTTTTACTTGTGGAGTTCGAAATTATATGAATAATAATAAGGAATATTTAAAAAATCAAATAGGAAATCCAAAAGGAGAACATATTCCAAATAAAAAATATTATGACCCTAGAGTTTGGTTAAGAGAAGGAGAAAAATCTTTTAAAATTATTCTAAAAAAATATTTTACATTCATGAATAATATGAATACTTTATAA